In Prunus dulcis chromosome 2, ALMONDv2, whole genome shotgun sequence, a single genomic region encodes these proteins:
- the LOC117618620 gene encoding amino acid transporter AVT1C-like, with protein sequence MNNSVSDRSFYIESEDEEDEEKEFNKSIEDGGNDSDSSESYTENQQQNIPSSYNTQWPQSYRQSIDLYSSVPSPGIGFLGTPSLSRLGSSFLSSSLTRRHTPETLPFLTKPSVPIVADEQQQQQQQRRSSHSLLPPIHSRRSSIRKDDKPSRVSHEHHPISRHSSFTQAVINGINVLCGVGILSTPYAIKEGGWLGLSILLIFAVLSFYTGLLLRRCLDSQPGLETYPDIGQAAFGTGGRIAISIILYVELYACCIEYIILESDNLSSLFPNAHLSLGGYMLDSRILFAILTTLAVLPTVWLRDLSVLSYISAGGVIASIVVVLCLFWVGLVDGVGFENKGTPLNLSTLPVAMGLYGYCYSGHAVFPNIYTSLAKPNQYPAILLTCFVICTILYGGVAVMGYTMFGESTASQFTLNMPHDLVASKIALWTTVVNPFTKYALTISPVAMSLEELVPSNKSHIYAILIRTALVVSTLVVGLCIPFFGLVMSFIGSLFTMLVTLILPCACYLSILGGRVTRLQATLCIIIIIVGVVSSSFGTYSAVSKIVQSLIH encoded by the exons atgaataaCTCAGTCTCGGATCGCAGTTTTTACATTGAGagtgaagatgaagaagatgaggaaaaGGAATTCAACAAAAGCATAGAAGATGGAGGAAACGACTCTGATTCTTCTGAATCTTATACTGAAAATCAGCAGCAGAATATTCCCAGTTCTTACAACACCCAATGGCCTCAAAGTTacag GCAATCCATTGATCTGTATAGTAGTGTACCATCCCCTGGTATTGGGTTTCTGGGCACTCCTTCATTGTCAAGATTAGGAAGTTCATTTCTTTCCTCATCACTGACAAGAAGGCACACTCCCGAAACATTACCTTTCTTGACGAAACCCTCGGTACCGATAGTTGCGGATGAGcagcaacaacagcagcaacagAGACGTAGTTCTCATTCTCTCCTTCCTCCTATTCATTCAAGGAGGTCTTCTATTAGAAAAGATGATAAACCATCCAGGGTTTCTCATGAACATCATCCTATTTCTCGCCACAGCTCATTCACACAAGCTGTGATTAACG GAATCAATGTTCTTTGTGGGGTTGGAATCCTTTCCACACCATATGCTATCAAAGAAGGAGGATGGCTTGGGCTCTCGATTTTGCTTATATTTGCAGTGCTTTCCTTCTACACTGGTTTGCTCCTGCGTCGCTGCTTGGATAGTCAGCCTGGCCTTGAAACTTACCCGGACATTGGCCAAGCTGCATTTGGTACGGGAGGACGAATCGCCATCTCG ATAATACTGTACGTGGAATTATAT GCTTGCTGCAtagaatatataattttggagAGTGATAACTTGTCTTCGCTATTTCCAAATGCGCACCTAAGTTTGGGCGGATACATGCTAGATTCTCGCATTTTATTTGCGATTTTGACCACCCTTGCTGTTCTTCCTACTGTATGGCTTCGAGACCTCAGTGTTCTTAGCTACATCTCAG CTGGTGGAGTTATTGCATCGATCGTGGTTGTCCTTTGCTTGTTTTGGGTTGGTCTAGTTGATGGAGTTGGCTTTGAGAACAAAGGAACACCACTGAACCTTTCAACTCTCCCTGTTGCAATGGGTCTCTATGGCTACTGCTACTCAGGACATGCTGTTTTCCCAAATATTTATACTTCATTggcaaaaccaaaccaatacCCTGCAATCCTCTTAACATG TTTTGTGATTTGCACTATTTTGTATGGTGGAGTTGCTGTCATGGGGTACACAATGTTTGGGGAATCAACAGCGTCACAGTTCACTCTCAACATGCCTCACGATTTGGTTGCCTCCAAGATTGCTCTGTGGACTACG GTAGTCAACCCATTTACCAA GTATGCATTAACTATATCTCCTGTCGCAATGAGTCTGGAGGAGCTGGTTCCATCAAACAAGTCCCATATATACGCGATCTTAATTAGAACGGCACTGGTTGTCTCTACCCTGGTTGTTGGTCTCTGCATCCCCTTCTTTG GTCTGGTGATGTCGTTCATCGGATCTTTATTCACAATGCTTGTA ACCTTGATACTTCCTTGTGCTTGTTATCTGAGTATCCTGGGAGGGCGAGTAACTCGGCTTCAG GCAACACTTTGTATTATAATCATTATAGTAGGTGTTGTATCGTCTTCCTTTGGAACGTATTCGGCGGTTTCGAAGATTGTTCAGAGCTTGATTCACTGA
- the LOC117618622 gene encoding thioredoxin-like 3-2, chloroplastic, with translation MSAVPPHPALRHLGTRASRDPSRDPPTSPKLKISILSFRLRGPTRYPPSSNTLVFSRKFDEIRRPIRAVNALSQEGSLQELDDTPVSVALVPISGETQFDRVMAQAQQLEESVVVVWMASWCRKCIYLKPKLEKLAAEYYPRLRFYSVDVNSVPHKLVARAGVTKMPTIQLWKDGKKQAEVIGGHKAYLVVNEVRDMIENEDDT, from the exons ATGTCCGCGGTACCTCCCCACCCTGCTCTCAGGCACCTGGGAACCAGGGCCTCACGTGACCCGTCACGTGACCCTCCAACTTCACCCaaactgaaaatttcaatCTTGAGCTTCAGGCTCAGAGGGCCAACTCGCTACCCGCCTTCTTCAAATACTCTGGTCTTTTCCCGTAAATTTGATGAAATTCGGCGTCCAATTAGGGCCGTAAATGCTCTGAGCCAAGAAGGGTCGTTGCAAGAGCTCGATGATACGCCGGTCTCGGTGGCGCTCGTGCCGATTTCCGGCGAGACCCAGTTCGACCGGGTCATGGCCCAAGCGCAGCAGCTGGAGGAATCGGTCGTTGTCGTTTG GATGGCAAGCTGGTGCAGAAAATGTATATATTTGAAACCAAAATTGGAGAAGCTGGCGGCTGAGTATTATCCAAG ATTGCGGTTCTATTCTGTTGATGTCAATTCAGTTCCTCACAAGCTTGTTGCTCGTGCTGGGGTCACT AAGATGCCAACTATACAG CTGTGGAAAGACGGCAAGAAACAAGCTGAGGTGATTGGTGGTCACAAAGCATATTTAGTCGTTAATGAAGTTCGTGACATGATTGAAAATGAGGATGACACGTGA
- the LOC117618779 gene encoding probable protein S-acyltransferase 15 yields the protein MKCERFLSIPIFMVFVLIGVVCYVTLFIFIEDWVGLKSSAGSLNALIFISLASLCLFSFFCCVLIDPGYVPASYVPDIEDSEASDQELKKNGISSRRCDKCSTYKPPRAHHCRVCRRCVLRMDHHCLWINNCVGYWNYKAFFMLVLYATLGCLYSTVMIIYCASYKDLEYSGSGGLKVFYVMSGLMMASLSIMLGTLLGWHVYLIIHNMTTIEYYEGIRASWLARKSGQSYRHPYNLSFYKNIISVLGPNVPKWLWPTAVSHLKDGLIFPTPRDNS from the exons ATGAAGTGCGAAAGATTCCTTTCAATTCCAATCTTTATGGTGTTTGTGTTAATTGGTGTTGTGTGTTACGTCACGCTTTTCATCTTCATCGAAGATTGGGTTGGGTTGAAGAGCTCTGCTGGTTCTTTGAACgctttgattttcatttccttggcctctctctgcctcttctctttcttttgttgtgtTCTCATTGACCCAGGTTATGTTCCAGCTTCCTATGTCCCTGATATTGAAGACAGTGAGGCATCTGATCAAGAACTCAAGAAAAAT GGCATATCATCCAGGCGCTGTGACAAGTGTTCTACATACAAACCTCCCAGGGCTCATCATTGCCGGGTCTGCAGAAGGTGTGTTTTAAGGATG GATCATCACTGTTTGTGGATCAATAACTGTGTTGGTTATTGGAACTACAAGGCCTTTTTTATGCTTGTCTTGTATGCAACACTAGGATGCTTGTATTCTACA GTTATGATTATATATTGTGCATCTTATAAGGACTTGGAATACAGTGGAAGTGGTGGCCTCAAGGTTTTTTAT GTTATGTCTGGACTAATGATGGCTTCCTTGAGCATAATGCTTGGAACTCTTTTGGGCTGGCACGTCTACCTCATCATCCACAATATGACGACTATAGAG TATTATGAAGGAATTCGGGCATCGTGGTTGGCTAGGAAATCTGGCCAGAGCTACAGACATCCATACAATCTTAGTTTCTACAAAAACATTATTtcg GTCTTGGGTCCAAACGTGCCGAAATGGTTATGGCCCACAGCAGTAAGCCATCTAAAAGATGGACTTATCTTCCCTACTCCGCGTGATAATTCATGA